Proteins from a single region of Haliaeetus albicilla chromosome Z, bHalAlb1.1, whole genome shotgun sequence:
- the ARL14EPL gene encoding ARL14 effector protein-like, producing the protein MPRKLKRNLTRSGANVVLPLSEELCSSKPTLCQPLPLGSQVSDHAEENCKKSNSAQETPAEGNVSPAKDCSVSQKQLQQLERQLKCLAFQNPGPQVADFNPETREQKKKACMSQMKQGLFNKRKTTKKYDKHGRLLCNNIDLCDCLEKNCLGCFYPCPKCNSSKCGPECRCNRKWVYDTIETEGGNVISVLPFSVPD; encoded by the exons ATGCCCAGGAAgcttaaaagaaatttaac tCGCTCTGGGGCTAATGTCGTACTTCCACTATCAGAGGAATTGTGCAGCAGTAAACCCACGCTGTGCCAGCCCCTTCCTTTG GGTAGTCAAGTAAGTGATCATGCAGAGGAAAACTGCAAGAAAAGCAATTCTGCCCAGGAAACACCTGCAGAAGGAAATGTCTCTCCTGCTAAGGACTGCTCAGTGTCACAAAAACAATTG CAGCAACTTGAGAGACAATTAAAATGCTTAGCTTTTCAAAATCCAGGACCTCAGGTAGCTGACTTCAATCCTGAAACTagagagcagaaaaagaaagcttgcATGTCACAAATGAAACAAGGTCTTTTTAATAAGCGCAA AACTACAAAGAAGTATGACAAACATGGCAGGCTGCTTTGTAATAACATTGATTTGTGTGATTGCCTGGAAAAGAACTGCCTGGGTTGCTTCTATCCCTGCCCCAAATGCAATTCAAGCAAATGTGGACCAGAATGTCGCTGCAACAGAAAATGGGTTTATGATACAATTGAAACTGAAGGTGGGAATGTGATCAGTGTGTTGCCATTTTCTGTCCCTGACTGA